A window of the Syntrophothermus lipocalidus DSM 12680 genome harbors these coding sequences:
- a CDS encoding NusG domain II-containing protein yields the protein MGTKKEVFLVVLVVLGIIASVAGFKYYEGYYEGQHSGERIAVIIQDNRIIERINLDKVEKPRNILISGDYHNLIRVEKGRIRFEKSDCPNQICVHTGWLEKYGDIAVCMPNRVIVEITTD from the coding sequence ATGGGCACAAAGAAGGAGGTATTTCTTGTCGTCCTGGTGGTCTTGGGGATTATCGCCAGTGTAGCCGGCTTTAAGTATTACGAAGGATACTATGAAGGGCAGCACAGCGGCGAGCGGATAGCGGTCATCATTCAGGATAACAGGATAATTGAACGCATCAATCTGGATAAGGTAGAAAAGCCTCGAAACATATTGATATCAGGAGATTACCACAATCTGATCCGGGTTGAAAAAGGAAGAATCAGGTTTGAAAAATCGGATTGCCCTAACCAAATCTGCGTACACACCGGATGGTTAGAAAAATACGGTGATATAGCCGTATGTATGCCTAACAGGGTGATCGTAGAGATAACAACCGATTAG
- a CDS encoding Gx transporter family protein — MAQATALHYLESLFPNPVPIPGVKLGLANIVTLVALVVFDFRTALQITVLRTILGSLLAGTLFGMGFLMSFAGAVTAAAVMALALRVCNILGVVGISILGAAFHNIGQLAMATFVLHFPGIFLYLPLMLVFSVPTGLLTGLLTNELVKYIRKSNHFGSILSD; from the coding sequence GTGGCTCAGGCCACTGCTCTTCATTACCTTGAAAGTTTGTTTCCCAATCCTGTTCCTATTCCTGGTGTGAAATTAGGGTTGGCCAACATTGTTACCCTGGTGGCCTTAGTGGTATTTGATTTTAGGACAGCCCTGCAAATCACCGTTTTGCGCACGATTCTCGGCTCCTTGCTAGCAGGCACTCTATTTGGCATGGGGTTCCTTATGAGTTTCGCGGGTGCGGTTACGGCTGCGGCGGTTATGGCCTTGGCGCTACGGGTCTGTAACATTCTGGGAGTGGTTGGTATCAGTATTCTGGGAGCTGCATTCCACAATATCGGACAGCTGGCTATGGCAACGTTTGTATTGCATTTTCCCGGAATATTCTTGTACCTGCCCTTGATGCTGGTGTTCTCCGTACCTACCGGGTTGCTAACGGGGTTGTTGACCAACGAATTAGTGAAATACATCAGAAAGAGCAATCATTTTGGCTCGATACTAAGCGACTAA
- a CDS encoding energy-coupling factor transporter ATPase, translating to MSEIVKVRHLSYTYASGSAYERKALNDISFSVDRGEFLGIFGPNGSGKSTLAQHLNGLIRPVKGTVIVCGLDASDPRTSRDLWKKVGLVFQYPEHQIFQTSVYDEVAYGPRNLGLPEAEVQERTYEALREVGLTPENIVKVNPVTLSGGMRRRVAIAGILAIRPEILILDEPMAGLDAAGRKLILDIIRQRQERHETTIMISHDLKEVLSTADRIAVLDRGCLSFFGYVSALLDEPEILARYQFDLPEYLQVVFALAAKDVDIRRDIKNIEEAAREIVRLLNESGRLPLSRGKLMKARRKEGFLTGT from the coding sequence ATGTCTGAGATTGTAAAAGTTAGACATCTTTCCTATACTTACGCTTCCGGTTCGGCCTATGAGCGTAAGGCTCTCAATGACATCAGTTTTTCCGTAGACCGGGGAGAGTTTCTCGGTATATTTGGACCTAATGGTTCCGGGAAGTCGACTCTGGCCCAGCACCTTAACGGGCTGATCCGGCCGGTAAAAGGTACGGTGATTGTTTGTGGGCTCGATGCTTCAGATCCACGGACGAGCCGCGATCTATGGAAAAAGGTTGGTTTGGTGTTTCAGTATCCAGAACACCAAATCTTTCAGACCTCGGTTTATGATGAGGTCGCATACGGGCCTAGGAACCTGGGGCTGCCCGAGGCGGAAGTACAGGAGCGAACGTATGAAGCTTTGAGAGAAGTAGGACTGACTCCAGAGAACATCGTCAAAGTTAATCCTGTAACGCTGAGCGGCGGAATGCGCAGGCGAGTAGCCATAGCCGGGATATTGGCTATTCGGCCGGAAATACTCATACTTGATGAGCCTATGGCAGGTTTGGATGCTGCCGGTCGAAAATTGATTCTCGACATTATCAGGCAGCGGCAGGAAAGACACGAGACAACGATAATGATATCGCACGACCTGAAAGAGGTCCTGAGCACGGCCGACAGAATCGCTGTTTTGGACAGAGGCTGTCTAAGCTTTTTCGGCTATGTAAGTGCGCTTCTGGATGAACCCGAAATCCTGGCCCGATACCAGTTTGACCTGCCCGAATACTTGCAGGTCGTGTTCGCCCTGGCTGCCAAGGACGTCGATATCAGGAGAGATATCAAAAATATCGAAGAAGCGGCTCGCGAGATCGTGAGGTTGCTGAACGAATCCGGACGTTTACCCCTTAGTCGCGGCAAGTTGATGAAGGCGAGGAGAAAGGAGGGGTTCTTAACTGGAACCTGA
- a CDS encoding energy-coupling factor transporter transmembrane component T family protein, which translates to MKLGQYVHGDSVIHALDPRTKIICCTLAVVSVMISVNVYYLLVLLSLMLAVVMVSRLNLGFILKCIYRIKALLLVTLLCQGLLTHGQPVIIIGGLALTKEGLAIGAINILRLVVLFVGSLILLMTTTPIKLSTGIEALMSPLRRLNIPVQNLTTILGISFRFLPTVFEEATIVKNAQRSRGAQFDSPRIMVKIKSYAAIVIPLFNASLTRAADLGEAMDSRCYNPHPNLLRLGSLKMQGRDFTALTIAAVLFLVAVATTIYPM; encoded by the coding sequence ATGAAATTAGGACAGTATGTACACGGTGATTCCGTGATTCATGCGCTGGATCCCAGGACAAAGATAATCTGCTGTACCTTGGCAGTTGTCTCGGTGATGATCAGCGTCAACGTTTATTACTTGCTTGTGCTGTTATCCCTGATGCTGGCAGTCGTTATGGTTTCCCGACTGAATTTGGGATTTATCCTGAAATGTATCTACCGCATAAAGGCTTTGTTGCTCGTTACCCTGCTTTGCCAAGGATTGCTTACCCACGGTCAACCTGTAATAATTATCGGGGGTTTGGCCCTAACCAAGGAAGGGCTGGCCATCGGGGCTATTAACATACTAAGGCTTGTTGTTTTGTTTGTGGGGTCTTTGATACTGCTCATGACCACTACTCCCATAAAACTGTCAACCGGAATAGAGGCTCTTATGAGCCCCTTAAGACGATTGAACATCCCTGTTCAGAACCTTACCACTATTTTGGGAATTTCGTTTCGCTTTCTACCTACTGTGTTCGAAGAGGCGACTATTGTCAAAAACGCCCAGAGGTCCCGGGGAGCTCAATTCGATTCGCCCCGAATCATGGTTAAGATAAAGAGTTACGCGGCTATAGTAATTCCTTTGTTCAACGCTTCTCTAACGCGGGCTGCGGATTTGGGCGAGGCTATGGACAGCCGGTGTTACAACCCTCACCCTAATCTGTTGCGCCTAGGCAGTCTCAAAATGCAGGGGCGGGATTTCACCGCCTTGACCATTGCAGCGGTTCTTTTTCTGGTTGCTGTAGCGACGACCATTTATCCAATGTAA
- a CDS encoding cytochrome c biogenesis protein ResB, with product MSRARQFYRAISSVDAGLILLFLIGLDTAVGSIAFPSGFSHTVVFRLLLLLLLFNLVLCTFSRLSRFRSLALHGTADTKCVIRHTGILVLHLGVVLTLIGAIVNNFYGYSSQISILKGQTVDLSEKMKLDNPVFMTLDAFEIAVNEDGSPSQFYSHVTLHEAKGQEMKRVISVNHPLVFGGMKVYQEGFEYLVRVEAITGSVHQPARLLHQGDYLRFPGTERVVKIFRYFSDFDPEGGMRQTSMKTGNPRIVYSVYENDRLIGVGAAKLGSKIMVDDDVFVVFHGVEPMTILRVKSDPGLRVTLVGGMLLVSGVIAAISAESAIRRRIFQQRSRPEEGF from the coding sequence ATGTCACGCGCAAGACAATTTTATCGCGCTATATCATCAGTGGACGCCGGACTGATCTTGCTATTTCTTATCGGACTGGATACGGCTGTTGGAAGTATAGCTTTTCCCTCTGGGTTTTCCCACACTGTTGTGTTCCGGCTACTGCTTCTGCTGCTGCTTTTCAACTTAGTGCTGTGCACTTTCAGCCGCTTGAGTCGGTTCAGGTCACTGGCCTTACATGGTACGGCGGATACAAAGTGTGTCATCCGGCATACCGGGATTCTGGTGCTGCATTTGGGTGTTGTCCTGACCTTGATCGGTGCTATAGTCAACAACTTTTACGGCTACAGCAGTCAGATAAGTATCTTGAAGGGGCAAACGGTTGACCTATCTGAAAAGATGAAGTTGGACAACCCTGTTTTCATGACCCTGGATGCGTTTGAGATCGCGGTCAACGAAGACGGTTCTCCGTCCCAATTCTATTCTCACGTGACCTTGCACGAAGCGAAGGGGCAAGAAATGAAACGGGTGATCAGCGTAAATCACCCGTTAGTCTTTGGTGGAATGAAGGTATATCAGGAAGGCTTTGAATACTTGGTGAGGGTTGAGGCCATCACCGGTTCTGTTCATCAACCTGCACGACTGCTGCATCAGGGAGATTACCTTAGATTCCCAGGTACCGAGCGTGTCGTTAAGATATTCCGGTATTTTTCAGATTTTGATCCCGAAGGCGGTATGCGCCAAACATCGATGAAAACGGGTAACCCTCGTATAGTCTACTCTGTATACGAGAATGACAGGCTGATCGGGGTCGGAGCTGCCAAGTTAGGTAGCAAGATCATGGTCGATGACGACGTATTCGTAGTATTTCATGGCGTTGAACCGATGACTATTCTGAGGGTTAAGTCTGATCCCGGGCTCAGGGTTACCCTCGTCGGTGGGATGCTGTTAGTCTCAGGCGTGATAGCAGCTATTTCCGCCGAATCAGCCATCAGGCGCCGCATTTTCCAACAACGCAGTAGGCCTGAGGAAGGGTTTTGA
- a CDS encoding energy-coupling factor transporter ATPase encodes MLGARIELVNVTKQYETPLGDGVAALRNVSLTIRKGEYIGVLGMNGSGKSTLARLLNGLIKPTEGKVYVNGLSTDKPANLTEIRRSVGMLFQNPDNQLVCPVVEEEIAFGLENLGLPLPEIRRRIEWALYVCGLEDKRYHAPHLLSGGQKQMVALASVLAMLPEYLVLDEPTSMLDPISRRNLIAQLQVLNKEEGVTVIFISHNPEDLIQADRLIVLEQGSVYMDGTPRDVFLSEEIRNLELGRPAVYQLIGELEASGLTVPSNVKSIDELVGYICLRL; translated from the coding sequence ATGCTGGGAGCCAGGATTGAACTGGTTAACGTAACCAAGCAGTATGAAACTCCGTTGGGAGACGGTGTAGCGGCTTTACGCAACGTCTCGCTGACCATAAGGAAAGGCGAATATATCGGCGTTTTGGGAATGAACGGCTCGGGCAAATCGACCCTGGCCCGGCTGCTTAACGGACTCATCAAGCCAACAGAAGGAAAAGTTTATGTGAACGGGCTGAGTACGGATAAGCCGGCCAATCTCACAGAGATTAGGCGTTCGGTGGGGATGCTTTTTCAAAACCCTGATAACCAACTGGTATGCCCGGTCGTTGAGGAAGAAATCGCCTTCGGGCTCGAGAATCTAGGGCTGCCGCTGCCGGAGATTAGGCGCCGGATAGAATGGGCCTTATATGTTTGCGGGCTTGAAGATAAGAGGTACCACGCGCCTCACCTCTTATCAGGCGGGCAAAAACAAATGGTGGCTCTGGCTTCGGTTCTGGCAATGCTGCCGGAGTATCTGGTGCTGGATGAGCCTACATCCATGCTTGACCCCATAAGCCGGCGAAATCTCATAGCCCAACTCCAAGTGTTGAACAAGGAGGAAGGGGTTACCGTTATCTTTATCAGCCATAACCCTGAGGACTTGATTCAAGCTGATCGCTTGATCGTGCTTGAGCAGGGGTCGGTATATATGGATGGAACGCCCCGGGATGTTTTCTTGAGCGAAGAAATTAGAAATCTAGAGCTCGGTCGTCCGGCAGTCTACCAGTTAATCGGGGAGTTGGAGGCAAGCGGGCTGACTGTTCCCTCGAATGTTAAATCAATTGACGAATTGGTAGGTTATATATGTCTGAGATTGTAA
- a CDS encoding FAD-dependent oxidoreductase, with translation MKQAHKLLALFLVLAMMFTLVGCGGAGSEKQEGSALTKQADVVVVGAGMAGMSAAIEAASQGAKVILLEKQSVLGGSTNFAEGIFGCESPIQKEMGITVNQEELLREEFEFSNYRVDGNLWKDVMKHSGEDIQWLMDMGVKFETVTSTGAGNKTWHVYEGFGETVINEHMKPAAEKLGVEIMTSTPATELILKDGKVAGVKAKTKDGKELIINAKAVVLATGGFANNKEMIYELTRVDVDNLVDRAAPGHTGDGINMAKAAGALTGERAIVMKLGLTLEGTPIDSHINTAGAMEPSLWVNQDGKRFCNEDVVWYYTRAGNAVTTQHRAFSVMDSNEIKRLATEGCTVGYGMYVTPGTKLDKLEAELQKAIEKKLPTVFKADTLEELADKMGVDRATFLETVKTYNEYCKTGKDLDYGKDPQYLHPVETGPFYGFRLKVANLATCGGIRVNQKMEALDKDYKPVAGLYAAGLDCDGFTGDTYGLTLPGSAQGYSCYTGRTAGKNAALYAKGLTS, from the coding sequence ATGAAACAAGCTCATAAGTTACTGGCGTTATTCCTGGTACTAGCTATGATGTTCACCCTGGTTGGTTGCGGCGGTGCTGGCAGCGAAAAGCAAGAGGGCAGCGCTCTCACGAAACAAGCGGACGTAGTGGTAGTAGGCGCAGGCATGGCTGGAATGTCAGCGGCCATCGAAGCCGCCAGTCAAGGCGCAAAAGTAATATTGCTGGAGAAACAAAGTGTTCTGGGCGGCAGCACGAACTTTGCGGAAGGCATATTCGGCTGCGAAAGCCCGATTCAGAAGGAAATGGGCATCACCGTCAATCAGGAAGAATTATTGAGGGAAGAGTTTGAGTTTTCCAATTACAGGGTAGATGGGAATTTATGGAAAGACGTAATGAAGCACTCTGGCGAAGACATTCAGTGGCTTATGGATATGGGAGTAAAGTTCGAGACGGTAACTAGTACTGGTGCTGGCAACAAGACTTGGCACGTTTATGAAGGGTTTGGCGAGACCGTTATCAACGAACACATGAAACCTGCAGCTGAAAAGCTGGGGGTCGAAATCATGACGAGCACCCCCGCCACTGAGCTGATCCTGAAGGATGGGAAAGTGGCCGGAGTTAAGGCAAAGACCAAGGACGGGAAAGAATTAATCATCAACGCGAAGGCGGTCGTCTTAGCTACTGGCGGTTTTGCCAACAATAAGGAAATGATTTATGAATTAACGCGTGTTGACGTGGACAACCTGGTTGACAGGGCTGCTCCTGGACATACGGGTGACGGGATAAATATGGCCAAGGCAGCCGGGGCCCTTACGGGTGAACGTGCGATAGTGATGAAGCTTGGCCTGACTCTGGAAGGCACCCCGATTGATTCTCACATCAACACAGCAGGTGCCATGGAGCCTTCTCTGTGGGTTAACCAAGATGGGAAACGGTTCTGCAACGAAGATGTCGTATGGTATTACACCCGCGCGGGCAACGCTGTGACTACCCAGCACCGGGCTTTTTCCGTGATGGATAGCAACGAAATCAAGAGGCTGGCAACAGAAGGGTGCACGGTTGGCTACGGTATGTATGTCACGCCGGGCACGAAGCTCGATAAATTAGAAGCCGAGCTTCAGAAGGCGATCGAAAAGAAGCTGCCTACTGTCTTTAAGGCCGACACGCTGGAGGAACTGGCTGACAAAATGGGGGTTGACCGGGCTACCTTCTTAGAAACTGTCAAGACATACAACGAATACTGCAAGACGGGTAAAGACCTCGATTACGGCAAGGATCCCCAATACCTGCATCCTGTGGAAACCGGCCCCTTCTACGGGTTCCGGCTTAAGGTGGCTAACCTCGCTACATGTGGCGGTATCAGGGTTAATCAGAAAATGGAAGCCCTTGACAAAGACTATAAACCTGTCGCAGGGCTTTACGCGGCAGGACTCGATTGTGACGGGTTTACCGGCGATACTTATGGGTTAACTCTTCCTGGTTCCGCCCAGGGATATTCGTGCTATACCGGCAGAACTGCCGGCAAGAATGCAGCCTTATACGCCAAGGGTTTGACCAGTTAA
- a CDS encoding ABC transporter permease, with the protein MESIRIALEGIWVNKMRSFLTMLGIVIGVAAVILVVAIGQGGRSKLLSEMEQIGSTLFVIYIQSVSTDTVTDSERINLQDIRVIKERVPAILALAPSSYEYAEVKSRRGSKQVLAVGTTGDFVKVRNLDLARGRFFSEIDNRAVRRVAVIDEKLGENLFGRADPIGKKILLKNTPTLVIGVAKAGESIFMEGQVRNVYIPFSYWQSLFNSSRVDQLEGKAVNKDRVNEAVKQAKNILNRRHHTTDRYSSFTMEEEMAVADRVMGIMTTIIGAIAGISLLVGGVGVMNIMLVSVTERTREVGIRMAVGARRRDILVQFLIEALVLSLIGGTIGMILGIAGSAIVCLMLKLPPEISPLTIALAFVFSAAVGIFFGIYPANKAARLDPIEALRYE; encoded by the coding sequence ATGGAGAGCATTCGAATCGCGCTGGAGGGTATCTGGGTCAACAAGATGCGGTCGTTTCTTACCATGCTCGGCATCGTGATAGGGGTTGCTGCTGTCATACTGGTGGTGGCCATCGGGCAGGGCGGGAGATCCAAGCTGCTGAGCGAGATGGAACAGATTGGATCCACGTTGTTCGTTATCTACATCCAAAGTGTCAGCACGGATACGGTCACTGACTCAGAAAGGATAAACTTGCAGGATATCCGCGTGATCAAGGAACGAGTGCCAGCCATACTGGCCTTGGCCCCTTCTAGTTATGAGTACGCAGAAGTTAAGAGCCGCAGAGGGAGCAAACAGGTACTGGCCGTCGGAACGACTGGCGATTTTGTTAAAGTCCGCAACTTAGACCTTGCACGGGGACGTTTCTTTTCGGAAATCGATAACAGGGCGGTTCGGCGAGTTGCGGTTATCGATGAAAAGCTGGGGGAGAACCTGTTTGGGCGGGCCGACCCGATAGGGAAAAAGATACTATTGAAGAATACCCCGACCCTGGTGATCGGGGTGGCCAAAGCTGGCGAAAGCATCTTCATGGAGGGACAGGTTAGAAACGTCTATATTCCCTTTTCCTACTGGCAGAGCCTGTTCAACTCCTCGCGGGTAGACCAGCTTGAAGGAAAGGCGGTTAACAAGGACAGGGTCAACGAAGCGGTGAAACAGGCCAAGAATATACTGAACAGGCGCCACCATACCACGGACCGGTACAGTTCCTTTACTATGGAGGAAGAGATGGCGGTGGCTGACCGCGTGATGGGTATTATGACCACGATTATTGGGGCGATCGCGGGGATTTCGCTGCTTGTCGGCGGAGTAGGCGTTATGAACATTATGCTGGTCTCGGTGACAGAGAGAACCCGCGAGGTAGGTATTAGGATGGCTGTAGGTGCCCGGCGAAGGGACATCCTGGTGCAGTTTCTGATTGAGGCCTTAGTCTTAAGCCTCATAGGCGGAACCATAGGGATGATTCTAGGCATCGCTGGATCGGCCATTGTATGCCTGATGTTAAAGCTGCCTCCTGAGATTTCGCCGTTGACCATAGCGCTGGCCTTTGTGTTTTCAGCAGCGGTAGGTATCTTCTTTGGCATCTATCCGGCTAACAAGGCGGCACGGCTGGATCCAATTGAAGCCCTGCGGTATGAGTGA
- a CDS encoding cytochrome c3: MDEMKDQSKKWPRKTRNLVLIAVALIVMGSGTGIGLLKASEKPAFCSYCHIIKPYYNSWNEGDLLAHKHAEHDVTCHDCHQESVSDKISEGVKYLTGDYETPLNRREFGTREFCLSCHDFEKVKSATNFEESNPHDNHNGDQECNLCHNMHRESQVMCAQCHQFEWMDDLGKGWK, from the coding sequence ATGGATGAGATGAAGGACCAGTCAAAGAAATGGCCAAGAAAAACGAGAAACTTGGTGCTGATTGCCGTTGCACTAATAGTAATGGGCAGCGGAACCGGAATTGGTCTTTTGAAGGCCAGTGAGAAGCCTGCTTTTTGTTCTTATTGTCATATCATAAAGCCTTACTACAATTCCTGGAATGAAGGTGACCTGTTGGCCCATAAACACGCGGAACATGATGTTACCTGTCACGACTGTCATCAGGAGTCTGTCTCGGACAAGATCAGCGAAGGGGTCAAGTACTTGACAGGCGATTACGAGACCCCGTTAAATAGGCGTGAGTTCGGGACCAGGGAATTTTGTCTTTCCTGTCATGACTTTGAAAAGGTGAAAAGCGCGACTAACTTTGAAGAATCTAACCCTCATGATAATCACAATGGAGACCAGGAGTGCAATCTCTGTCATAACATGCATCGGGAATCGCAAGTAATGTGCGCTCAATGCCACCAGTTTGAGTGGATGGACGATCTAGGAAAAGGGTGGAAGTAG
- a CDS encoding sigma-54-dependent Fis family transcriptional regulator encodes MESSQILSPIITKLETAEKRNLNNKAKALIKTVLEYKVDILNHKSPDSTTDLVRAELLESWMRSKNYGLDLYDFNFAPILDDARFNKLLEEKELLLIAADPYIRELENMMYNNPSMILLSDENGVMLRVATGEHKFFKMATEEFELVPGVKWSEDTVGTCAHVMTLIKGVPYQLASSEHYCQSYERFSCSSAPIWDLNGNIAATLSIVSPYVHLQTSHSLGLVTSMAWAIQNRFQLVLNGHLVETHPQSDRDIVLAVNKRGIITAANNTAREYFRYLNPSVIGVPVESLLGHLSFMDSVLAGNPVQDMIIETETQRLQLKLARPIIDNRGSIYGLVLVLSKTIPTLKHRIESKATGTTGLTFADIVAESPQLIKSISFAKKICRLDASILIQGETGTGKEILAQAIHNESRPYGPFVAINCAALPRNLIESELFGYEGGAFTGAERRGRPGKIEIANGGTLFLDEIGDLPLEVQAVLLRVLEEKKIMRVGGTRYIPVDFRLIAASNHDLLELVNKQQFRQDLYHRLAAFKIYLPPLRERKHDILLLAERFIADISRKQHLSPPVLTDETKALLLQYSWPGNVRELQNCILYAINMSDDGRIKPEDLPAEVSLLSNTAGSTKHEEADSFLLSELDLKKPLPPDQEKTMMVYAIIKAGYRVSDAAKILKVSRSTLYRKIREYGLENIFARRARNIVKKS; translated from the coding sequence ATGGAATCTAGTCAGATCCTGAGCCCTATAATAACGAAGCTCGAAACCGCCGAGAAACGAAATCTAAACAACAAAGCAAAAGCTTTGATTAAGACGGTCCTGGAGTATAAGGTAGATATACTCAATCACAAGAGTCCTGATTCAACCACCGATTTAGTGCGTGCCGAACTCCTTGAATCCTGGATGAGATCGAAGAATTACGGTCTTGATCTCTATGATTTTAACTTCGCTCCCATCCTGGATGACGCTCGCTTCAATAAACTTCTCGAGGAGAAGGAATTGCTTTTGATAGCTGCGGACCCTTACATTAGGGAATTAGAGAACATGATGTACAACAACCCCAGCATGATACTTCTTTCCGATGAAAACGGGGTCATGTTGCGCGTAGCAACAGGGGAGCACAAGTTTTTCAAGATGGCTACAGAAGAGTTCGAGTTAGTTCCTGGAGTCAAATGGTCAGAAGATACCGTAGGAACCTGCGCACACGTGATGACCCTCATCAAAGGAGTCCCCTACCAGCTGGCCAGCTCAGAACACTATTGCCAGAGTTACGAACGTTTTTCCTGCTCTTCCGCGCCTATCTGGGATTTAAACGGTAACATTGCAGCTACTCTTTCTATCGTCAGCCCTTATGTCCATCTTCAAACCTCGCATTCCCTAGGCCTGGTGACATCCATGGCTTGGGCTATCCAGAACAGGTTCCAGCTGGTATTAAACGGCCATTTGGTGGAAACACACCCCCAATCCGATCGCGACATCGTCTTAGCCGTCAATAAACGCGGTATAATAACTGCTGCTAATAATACTGCCAGAGAGTACTTTCGTTATTTGAATCCCAGTGTTATTGGGGTGCCCGTCGAGTCACTCCTCGGCCACCTGTCTTTCATGGATTCTGTATTAGCAGGGAATCCGGTACAGGACATGATAATCGAAACCGAGACCCAAAGATTACAATTGAAACTTGCCCGGCCTATTATCGACAACCGCGGCAGTATATACGGTCTGGTTTTAGTACTTTCAAAGACGATACCAACGCTCAAACACCGGATAGAGTCCAAGGCAACGGGAACTACCGGGTTGACCTTTGCCGACATTGTAGCGGAGTCCCCACAGTTAATAAAATCGATCTCTTTTGCTAAAAAAATTTGTAGATTAGACGCAAGTATTCTGATTCAGGGGGAAACTGGCACAGGTAAAGAAATATTGGCGCAGGCCATCCATAATGAGAGTCGTCCTTATGGTCCTTTTGTGGCCATAAACTGCGCTGCCCTACCGCGCAACTTGATCGAAAGCGAACTGTTCGGCTACGAAGGCGGAGCTTTTACCGGCGCGGAGCGTCGTGGGAGGCCAGGGAAAATCGAGATTGCCAATGGGGGAACTCTCTTTCTCGATGAAATAGGAGACCTGCCTCTGGAAGTGCAGGCCGTGTTACTCCGGGTCTTGGAGGAAAAGAAAATCATGCGGGTGGGCGGAACCCGTTACATTCCTGTGGATTTTCGACTGATAGCGGCTTCCAACCACGATTTGCTAGAACTGGTGAACAAACAACAATTTCGTCAGGATCTATATCACCGTCTGGCCGCATTTAAGATATACCTGCCGCCTCTGCGAGAAAGAAAGCACGATATCCTCTTACTAGCAGAGAGATTCATAGCTGATATTTCCCGAAAACAGCATCTGTCTCCTCCGGTGCTGACCGACGAAACGAAGGCTCTTCTGCTACAGTACTCTTGGCCAGGGAACGTGCGCGAATTGCAGAATTGCATTTTGTATGCAATTAACATGTCCGACGACGGTCGTATCAAACCCGAGGACCTCCCGGCCGAAGTTAGTTTGCTTTCAAATACCGCTGGTAGCACAAAACATGAAGAGGCGGATTCTTTTCTACTGTCCGAGTTAGACCTCAAGAAGCCGCTGCCCCCTGACCAGGAGAAAACCATGATGGTCTATGCTATAATTAAGGCCGGTTACCGCGTGTCAGATGCTGCGAAGATACTCAAAGTGAGCCGTTCCACGCTTTATCGGAAGATAAGAGAGTACGGGTTGGAAAATATTTTTGCTAGGAGAGCTCGTAATATCGTTAAGAAAAGCTGA
- a CDS encoding DnaJ domain-containing protein: MSDVNPKTTVSMSWTSVTALLDMPSVLLANTRYGDKDLKLAKFCINTKGNRSFLRTTGQSYVGNSVLPLRLVRSLKLMSVFSCWVFVIAFPIVGSNCFQAVGKPFQGVAKVRFRSAISKDYYSILGVPESASQTEIKARYRNLAKVWYTAPCY; this comes from the coding sequence ATGAGTGATGTTAACCCTAAAACCACTGTTTCCATGTCGTGGACAAGTGTGACTGCTCTGTTGGATATGCCTAGTGTTCTTTTGGCGAATACACGGTACGGTGACAAAGACCTAAAGTTAGCGAAGTTTTGTATTAACACAAAAGGCAACCGCTCCTTTCTCAGGACAACTGGTCAAAGTTATGTCGGCAATTCTGTATTACCACTTCGTTTAGTTCGGTCTTTGAAGTTGATGAGCGTGTTTTCCTGCTGGGTTTTTGTGATCGCTTTTCCAATCGTGGGATCTAATTGCTTTCAAGCAGTAGGCAAACCATTTCAGGGGGTTGCCAAGGTGCGGTTCAGATCGGCTATTTCAAAGGATTACTATTCGATATTAGGAGTCCCGGAGAGCGCTTCTCAGACCGAAATAAAGGCGAGGTATAGAAACCTAGCCAAGGTGTGGTATACCGCCCCATGTTATTGA